The Helianthus annuus cultivar XRQ/B chromosome 16, HanXRQr2.0-SUNRISE, whole genome shotgun sequence genome includes a window with the following:
- the LOC110915280 gene encoding salutaridine reductase, giving the protein MEEKRCAVVTGGNKGIGFEICRQLALNNIQVILTARNESRGIEAVKKLNGLGLPIPSVIFHQLDIQDPTSMPHLVQFIKTHFKKLDILVNNAAISGLRFVAEKIVYNAQGEALLEQLVDENGDILPGVSEQTYEMVEECLKTNYYGTKRVTEALVPLLQLSKSPRIVNITSVSGLLSHIPNDKFKEELDDIDNLTEERIDEMIQLFLRDSKADKLRENGWPLAPASAYTVSKVFLNAYTRLMAKKFQNKILVNCVHPGLVKTDMSLNSGVHVSEGAKGPVMAALLPDDGPSGVYFDQTQIASFK; this is encoded by the exons ATGGAGGAAAAAAG ATGTGCAGTTGTTACAGGGGGAAACAAAGGGATTGGGTTTGAAATATGTCGCCAGCTTGCACTAAACAATATCCAAGTTATACTAACAGCTAGAAATGAGAGTCGTGGCATTGAAGCTGTAAAGAAACTTAATGGTCTTGGCCTTCCCATTCCCAGTGTCATTTTTCATCAGCTTGACATTCAAGATCCAACTAGCATGCCACATTTGGTCCAATTTATTAAAACCCATTTTAAAAAACTGGATATCTTG GTCAACAATGCAGCAATAAGTGGACTTCGTTTTGTTGCTGAAAAAATAGTTTACAATGCACAAGGAGAA GCGCTACTAGAGCAACTGGTCGATGAGAATGGAGATATCTTACCTGGCGTTAGTGAGCAAACATATGAAATGGTAGAAgaatgtttaaagacaaactatTATGGAACAAAAAGAGTTACAGAAGCACTCGTTCCACTTCTCCAACTCTCTAAATCACCGAGAATTGTGAATATTACCTCTGTCTCTGGACTCTTATCC CATATTCCAAATGACAAGTTCAAAGAAGAGTTGGATGATATTGACAACCTAACTGAGGAAAGGATCGATGAGATGATTCAACTATTTCTTAGGGACTCTAAGGCTGATAAGTTGCGAGAGAATGGCTGGCCTCTCGCACCAGCTTCTGCTTACACAGTTTCAAAAGTTTTTCTGAATGCTTACACAAGACTAATGGCAAAAAAGTTTCAAAACAAGATTCTTGTGAATTGCGTCCATCCCGGGCTTGTTAAAACCGATATGTCACTCAACAGTGGAGTTCATGTGTCAGAAGGTGCAAAGGGTCCGGTGATGGCTGCTTTATTGCCTGATGACGGACCTTCTGGGGTCTACTTTGACCAAACACAAATAGCTTCATTTAAATAA